From one Thunnus maccoyii chromosome 6, fThuMac1.1, whole genome shotgun sequence genomic stretch:
- the bud23 gene encoding probable 18S rRNA (guanine-N(7))-methyltransferase, producing MSSSCRRPEHSAPPDVFYNEEEAKKYSQNSRMIEIQTQMSERAVELLNLPEGQPCFLLDVGCGSGLSGDYLSEEGHYWVGVDISTAMLDVALDREVDGDLLVGDMGQGMPFRPGTFDGCISISALQWLCNADKRSHSPPKRLYTFFTTLYSSLSRGSRAVFQLYPENSEQLELITSQAMRAGFSGGMVVDYPNSSKAKKFFLCLFAGVTGVLPKGLGSETSDRAVSNQVQYSGQRCRFKNMKGKSLKKGRDWIMEKKERRRRQGREVRADTKYTGRQRRPHF from the exons ATGTCCTCCAGCTGTCGACGGCCGGAACACTCGGCTCCTCCAGATGTG TTCTACAATGAAGAGGAGGCCAAGAAATACTCCCAGAA CTCTCGTATGATTGAGATTCAGACTCAGATGTCGGAGAGAGCCGTAGAGCTTTTGAACCTACCAGAGGGACAGCCATGCTTCCTGCTAGATGTGGG GTGTGGCTCAGGGCTCAGTGGAGACTACCTGTCAGAGGAAGGACACTACTGGGTTGGAGTCGACATCAGCACTGCGATGTTGG ATGTTGCACTGGACAGAGAAGTAGACGGAGACCTTTTAGTGGGCGACATGGGCCAAGGGATGCCTTTCCGACCAGGCACCTTCGACGGTTGTATCAG TATCTCTGCCCTGCAGTGGCTCTGCAATGCTGACAAAAGGTCACATAGTCCTCCAAAGAGACTCTATACCTTCTTTACTACTCTGTACTCTTCTCTG TCAAGAGGCTCACGTGCTGTTTTTCAGCTTTATCCAGAGAACTCAGAACag CTTGAGCTGATCACGTCGCAGGCCATGAGGGCAGGCTTCAGCGGAGGCATGGTGGTGGACTACCCCAACAGCAGCAAGGCTAAAAA gttcttcctgtgtttgtttgctggAGTAACAGGAGTCCTTCCCAAA gGTTTGGGATCAGAAACTTCAGACAGAGCTGTTTCAAACCAGGTCCAGTATTCAGGACAAAG ATGCCGTTTCAAAAACATGAAGGGGAAATCGTTGAAGAAGGGACGAGATTGGATCAtggagaaaaaggagaggaggaggagacaaggACG GGAGGTTCGAGCCGACACAAAATACACCGGACGTCAGAGAAGACCTCACTTCTAG